In one Solanum lycopersicum chromosome 11, SLM_r2.1 genomic region, the following are encoded:
- the LOC138339250 gene encoding uncharacterized protein: MDSLDRDLLRDSMEQVHMIQYRLLTAQSRQKSYADRRVRAFVFMEGDHVWLRVSPMKGVMRFGKKGKLNPRFIGPFVILSRVGEEAYKLALPPSLKLGPDLTFEEEPIAIFDRQIRKLRTKEIASMKVQWKHQSAREES; encoded by the exons atggactctttggatagaGACTTGCTTAGAGATTCTATGGAGCAAGTCcatatgattcagtatagattattgacagctcagagtcgacagaagagttatgcagaccggagagttagagcctttgtgtttatggagggtgatcatgtttggctccgagtatcacccatgaagggtgtgatgaggtttgggaAGAAGGGAAAGCTAAaccctaggttcattggaccttttgtgattttgagccgagtgggagaggaggcctataagttggccttgccacctagtttgaAG ttgggtccagacttgacatttgaggaggagcctatagctatttttGATAGGCAGattcgaaagcttaggaccaaggagattgcttcaatGAAAGTGCAATGGAAGCATCAATCTGCACGGGAGGAATCTTGA